From the genome of Alkalimarinus coralli:
GCCAGAGATTTCACGTAACCAGTAGAACAACGCGATGTTATCCTGCGTCGCCATAAAGGATAGCGCCTGACCAGACTCCGGAATACGCTGCATCCAAACCTGCAAGATACCTGCAGCGGTTAGGAATAGCGTGATGAATACCATCGCGATAGTCATTAGCCAGAAGCTCCACATTTCAAGAACCTGAGCCTGACGAGAGTTGCCGTTTGGACGACCACGCATAATTGGCATTGAGTAAGAGATCATTGTGATAACGATCATTACATATGCGCCATAGAATGCCATATGTCCGTGAGCTGCGGTTACCTGAGTTCCGTGAGTGTAATAGTTCACTGGAGCCAAAGTATGAAGGAAGCCCCACACACCTGCGCCCAAGAACGCCATTACAGCACACCCTAATGCCCATAAAGTAGCAGCACGGTTAGGATGCTCACGACGACGACGGCTAACCATGTTGAATGCAAACACAGTCATCATGAAGAATGGAATAGGCTCAAGTGCAGAGAAGATAGAACCCAAGTAGTGCCAGTACTCTGGTGGACCAATCCAGAAGAAGTGGTGACCTGTACCAATAATACCTGTGATCAATGCCATTGCGATAATGATGTACAACCACTTTTCAATAACTTCGCGGTCAACACCCGTTACTTTGATTAATACAAAGGCCAGAATTGCACCCATGATCAATTCCCATACACCTTCAACCCATAGGTGAACTACCCACCACCAGAAGTATTTATCCAATGCCAGGTTATGAGGGTTATAGAAAGAGAACAGGAAGAACAGTGCCAAACCTAACAGACCAGTAATCAATACAATATTGATTACAGTTTTACGGCCTTTAAGTACAGTCATACCAATATTGAACAAGAAGCCCAATGCAACAATAACAACACCGACTTTGGTGATGGTCGGCATTTCAAGGAACTCACGCCCCATGGTAGGCAGTAGACCATTACCTGTGATTTCAGCCAATGTCGCATAAGGAACAGCAAGATAACCAATAATGGTCAACGTACCTGCTGCAGCAAATATCCAGAACAACGCCCAGGCTAACTTGGTGCTGTATAGCTCAGTTTCTGCTTCTTCAGGCACCAGATAATAAGCAGCACCCATGAAGCCAAACAACAACCAGACAATAAGCAAGTTGGTATGAACCATACGCGCTACGTTGAAAGGTATTTCAGGGAATAAAAAGTCACCCACCACGTACTGTAAGCCTATAATCAAACCGAATACGATCTGACCAACAAACAGCGCGAGGGCAAAAATGAAGTACGGCATTGCAGCCGACTGTGATTGAAATTTCATTCTGCTCTCCTTAACCTTCTACATTCGGTGGCCAGTCGTTAGTATTGATCCCGTTTGCGTATATAAGGAACGCAGCCAAGTCTTCTAACTCCTGATCATTGAGGTTAAATTGTGGCATTTGACGACGACCCGGTACGTTAGTAGGCATCGCATTCATCCAGCCCTTAAAGTAGCCTACAAATGCTTCTTCATTCCCCATGCCTCGTCGCTGGAATACGTTACCCAGTTCTGGTGCAAAGTAAGCACCCTCACCAAATAAGCTATGACAGCCCAGGCAGTTATTTTCTTCCCAAAGCAATTTACCGTTAGCAACAGACTCCGTTAAGTTTTCACGGTTGTCTCGCTCCGGCATCGCTTGCATAGTGTCGAACGTTAGGCCAAGAAACAACAAGATAAAGAAGGTACTCCCCCCCAAATAGATGTTTCTGGCCATGCTCTTGGTAAAGCGCTCAGCCATTTCGATGCTCTCCTTCGTTATTAGCAATTGTTGTCAGCAATTGAGTGCACGCTAAAGGTACGCGTCCACAGATTTAAAACCCTTGATTTTGGTCAACCTTATAATTTTAAAAAAAGTTTTTTTCACAAAAACCACCTCCCGATACTTACTTCTATCTAATCAAACACAAGACATACTTATTTATAGGTATTAGCAACTTATATTCAAAAACACATAAACCATAACCCAGATCAATCTTTTATCAATTAGGTTTTTGATTTTTAACTCTCATTATTTCTCTTGATGAGAGTCAAGGTTTGTAATTCCTTAGAGGCATAACTTTACTTCCGACAATTAGTCCTTGAAGGGAGACGTCATCAATGAGAAAAACTCTAAAATTAGGAAAGCTAGCGGCAGCAGTCACCCTGACTACAGCAGCTCTTTCTGGAAGCACTGGAGCGTTTGCTGCAGCTGCTGCAAAACCCACTCTTAGCGAAGCTGACTTTGAAACAGCAAAGACACTTTACTTCCAGCGTTGTGCAGGTTGCCACGGTGTTTTGCGTAAGGGTGCAACAGGTAAAAACCTTGAACCTAAAGAGACCCTGAAGAAAGGCCAGAAGCGTTTAGAGAAAATCATCGCTTACGGTACTGAAGGCGGCATGAACAACTTTGACGATATCTTTAGTAAAAAAGAGATCTCAATGCTTGCTACCTATATCCAGATGGAACCACCTGTTCCACCTGAAATGTCTCTAGAAATGATGAAGAAACATACCAAAGAGTATGTTGCTCCAAAAGATTACCCAACCAAGCCATTACACGGCCGCAACTGGGAAAACTTTTTCGTAGTAATCGAGCGTGACGCAGGTAAAGCCGCTATTGTCGATGGCGACAAGCATGAGATCGTTGCTCACATCGATACTGGCTACGCGGTACACGTAATCAAAGGTTCAGAGCACCACAAAACACAACATCCTAAAGATGCTGTAGGACGTTTCTGGTACACCATCGGTCGCGACGGTAAAGTCAACAAGATCGATTTGTGGCAGACTCCAGAGAAGATGCTTGTAGCTGAAACCAAGATGGCATATGACGCTCGAGATATCGCGGTATCTGGTGACGGTAAATATGTTATTGCTGGCGGTTACTGGCCTCCACACTTCGTAATCATGGACGCAGAAACACTTGAGCCTCTGAAAGTCGTTTCTTCTCGTGGTATCAACGTTGACGGTGAGTACGTAAACGAAGCACGTGTTGCGGCAATCTACACCACACCTAACGAGCCAACCTGGATGGTTGCTATTAAAGAGCTAGGCCAAATGTGGCAGGTTGATTACAGCGACATCGACAACCTACGTATCGAGCAAATGGATACAGCCAAATTCCTGCATGATGGCTTCTTCGACCCAACAGGTCGTTACTTCCAGATCGCAGCAAACGCATCTAACAAGATGGTTGTTGTAGATACTAAAGAGCGTAAGCTTGAGAAGATGATCGACGTTGCTTCACTTCCACACCCAGGACCAGGTGCTAACTGGACTGATAAGAAGTGCGGCCCTGTTGGCGCAACCACTCACCTTGGTAAAGGCGAAGTTTCTGTTTGGGGCAACGACCCAATCGGGCACCCAGATCAAGCGTGGAAAATGTGTTACACCGTTGAAACTGATGGTGCTGGCGTATTCATCCGAACTCACCCTGACTCACAATACGTTTGGGCTGATCAGTTGAAGCACCCAGAGCCAGAAGTACAGCAAAGCGTTCAGGTTTTCGACAAAGATACACATGAGATTGTTAAAACTATCCGTGTAACTGAAGAAGAAGGCAAAGCTGCACTTCACATGGAGTTCAACCAAGACGGCACAGAAGTTTGGGTTTCAGTTTGGAACCGTGCTGACGCGAAGAACCCAACCGGTGAAATCGTAGTTTATGACGCGAAGACACTTAAAGAGAAGACTCGCATCAAAGGTCTAACCACACCTACTGGTAAGTTCAACGTATTTAACCGTGCGAACCACAAAACCTAGTAGTTGTAGCAAAACCAAGGAGGACATTGTATTCAATGTCCTCCATTTTGCCGTACGGCATCGAGCAAACCTGGCCGATAACGTAAGGCACATAGTGCAAAAAACATAAAAGAACTTTATTTCCTTCTCGTACCATCTACATGATGCGGTACACCTGGGAAATAACGTCAATAAAAGAATCAGGTTATAAATCTGTAAAAGAAAAGACGACAGGGCTTGCCACAAGCAATAACTCCGTTGTCTTCTCCTATTCGAGCAGCCTGGGTGGAGCAAAGCAATGAAGAATAAGTCCTGGTTACAGGAACTTTTATCCAAAAAGATAATTCTGGGTACCACTATCGGAACCTCCCTGATATTCATGGCAATAGGTGTCATCTTCTGGGGTGGTTTTAACTGGTCTCTGGAAATGACTAACACCGAAGAATTTTGTATCTCATGCCATGAAATGGAAGAGAACGTTTATGTAGAATACAAAGAAACCATTCACTACAGTAACCGCTCCGGTGTTCGTGCAACCTGCCCTGATTGCCACGTACCGAAAGACTGGATACACAAAATCCAGCGCAAGATTCAAGCGTCGAATGAAGTACTTCATAAAATTTTGGGCACTATCGATACGCCTGAAAAATTTGATGCCAAACGCCTGGAACTTGCTAAAAATGAATGGAAACGAATGAAAGAGTCGGACTCCCGCGAGTGCCGAAACTGCCACAACTTCGAATCCATGCACCAGAATTCGCAAAAGCCACGCGCACTTAAGCAGCACACGGCGGCAATCCAACAGGGTAATACCTGTATTGACTGCCACAAAGGCATTGCACACAAGAGCGTTCGTCACCTGCTAACAGACGAAGAACTGGAAGAACTTGAAGCGCCAGACCCTGAAATGGCTAAACCTGACGCGACTCTCCATTTATTCCAGCGTGATATCGAAGCTGCAGAGCAGGCCAAACTAGACGCTGAAGCAGAAAAGGTTCGCAAAGAAGAGGAAAAAGCACGTAAAAAAGCCGAAGCGGCTAAAAAAGCTGAAGAAGCAGCAGCTTCAGGTGCCTCGACTGCAAAGGCAACCCCAGCAACGGCTGGTGCAACCAGCGGTGTTAACTGGGATTCCGTTCCATCCAGAGATATTACTCTGTTCTTCCCTGGAACTGCATCAATTGAGTGGATTCACGGCAGAGAGCACGGCGGAAAGAGAGCATTCACTAAAGGTGATCGGTGCGTAGAGTGTCACGACGCTGAAACAATGGATATGGGTGCCAAAATCGTAACCGGCGAGAAACTTGAAGAGTCAGTAATTCCTGGTAAGCGCGGCAGCATCCCGGTGACTGTTCAGGCGACTTACGACGCAGAGAACCTGTACATGAAGTTTAGCTGGCCAGAAGGTGAACATGCTGCAATTCCTTTCGCTGATGGCGGTAAAATGGATCCAGATAACCAGGTTAAGCTTGCCATGATGTTTGGTAGCGATGATGTCGAGTTTGCTGATCGGTCAGGCTGCTGGGGAAGCTGTCATGATGATGTCAAGAACATGCCTGGCGAAGTGGATGACGCAACCATTAAGGCATATGCAGACTCATCAAGACTTGATACATCTGGCGGCATTACCAAATATATCGCTGAAAGCCGCACCAAAGTTGAATACAAAGGACGACGCGGTAAAAAACTCGGTGGCTGGGATAAGCTGAAGTCAGAAGACGAGATCAAAGCTGAACTTGAGGGCAAGAACTTCCTGGACCTGATCCGCTATGAAATTGGAACGGGAAAAGTTGAAGACGGTTACCTCTTGGAAGAACGTAAGATGAGCGGCGGGCAAGGTGCAACATTTACGTCTAACCTGACGGATGGCATCTGGACTGTAGAAATGACTCGTAAACTGGCTTCAGATAAGCCTGGGGATGTAAGCTTTGATACAGCCAACGTTTATAACTTCGGTTTTGCAATTCATGATGATTTTAGTGACTCACGCTTCCATCATGTATCTCTGGGCTACCGTCTAGGTTTCGACAAAGACGAGGAAGGCATAGAGATAAACGCAACCAAGCAATAATCCTCCTCTTGGTAGGTTCGCCTACCAGACCCTCAAGCCACCCATTTGGGTGGCTTTTTTATATCTCCCACACTGGAAAGTAGTCCACTTTTCTTCCTTCTCTTCCTTATGCATTGAGCCCTTTTTTCTTCTTTCACAGGTTCGTCAATATAATTTACACCCTTTAGAATATGTATATTTTTTAAACACTCAATCTACCTGATTATTGGTCAATAAATAAACTGTGGCCCATCAATTGCCTTAGCCCGTGGGCGAACAATAATTATCGCAATACAACATTACCTGGGAGATATAGAATGAAAACAAGATATATATTTAAGGTATTGATGACAGCCCTACTCGTCACATGGGGTTTTTCCGCCAACTTGCAAGCTATGCCACAACTTAATTTTGATGTTGACAGTGGCGGCTCCTCTGTTAATACCGCAGGGTAAAGCCTTTGCAGTGGTTGTTCCAGCAGTTTTAGCCTTGCTTCGGGGCTGGACAGTGAAATATTCAGTTTAGCTGCTGGTGACAGCTACACATTTGATTTCTTTGATATAGAAATATACGGCCCACCCAGCGGGTTTGGTGCCATAGGAGGATTTGTAGAGGCAACTCTCGCATTCGACCAGCCCGAAACAACATCCGCAACAGGGACAGGCCTAGGGGGTGCCCTTTGGGGATTTGACTTACTCTTCACATTTGACTGGTTTGGTGCAGGAGGACTAACATTCGGGCCAGGCGGACAACCAGGCAATGTAATGCTAACTGACGGTTCAGTATTTGGTGTCGAATTCTCAACAGTTGGCGACGCCTGCGGAGACAGGGGTTGCACACTTTATCAAACTGTCGAGGCAACGGTCACCGCATACAAAGTCGCTGACGTGCCAGAACCAAGCTCCATTGCGCTCATCGCTCTCGGTCTGGTTGCATTGAGTCTTTCACGCCGTCACGCATAACGGCGTCACACATAGACCATTTAAAAACAGGCTGTAAAACATAGGCCCTTCAAACATAGCTCTCCAGCTATAGTTAAACAGGTGTGCTGACGACCTGGCCGTCAGCACTCACTGAAACCCTTCTACCCAGGCAGGAAATATATTCATTCGCTTGTCCCGTCGGGTAGTTCGTTTCAGGTCAACAAATGCTGATTCGCATAACGTCTTTTGGGCTTCAGAAAGTGCCTTTTTGATTAACATGCCCCCTATATCAAGCGGCTCACTCTCTGCAATAATATTCAGGTTATTAGCTTTTTCCCAGCGCCTGGCCAACGGCCCCGGCACCGCAGCAACAAAGACATCCCCATGGAGCAATAAGGTGATTGCGCCTTCATAATGCTGTGTTAGATAGATATTTTCATCGTCTAAAACAACCCCTTCATCATTATAAAGCTTCCTAACTTGTTCCCCTCCCAGATAGGATGTTTCAGAAATAATGCTAAGCCTCTCCCCTGCGACACTACTTAAGTCAGAGACGCCTGTACTTGCTTTAATGATAATCGCTGTCGTCAATGGGAAATTTTTATACGTTTTCACACGATTGAGCGTTTCGTAGTCTCTCACTTCCTGGCCCAACGAGGCTTGAGGTGCCGCCGAAAAGTAAATATCTCCTGCTACACCCCCTTCTTTGAACTTAAGGTCAACTGAGCACTCTCGTTTCAGCATGTATTGCTTGAAACTTTCAATTGATCGTGATGTTTGGCTACCACCCTCCCCGAGTGGCAGAACGAGTTCGAGCGGCGCAGAAAATACCTTTATAGATATAATAAAACTAAACAACACTATCACTATTGAAGTATAACGTTTCAATTTCATTTCCTGGGCCATTCAATTATTGAGTTCAGTCAAAGTAGCTCAAAGACCTTTAAGCTATGTTGACTACCATCAAGCAACGACGGTTAATGCTGTGACAGTATCAACACCACAGATGGGTTAATCAAGGTGTAGAAACCCAATCAGGCACTAAACTTATAAGTGTTTATAAAAACATAAAAGGAGCGGGCAATGTTTAATAAAGTCATCTTAGCTTTTATGGCTTTGATTATTTCATTCACAGTGAACGCAGGTGACGTAGCGGACGTTAGCATTAAAAAGTTTGAGTTTATCCCCAAAGAAATCACCGTAAAAAAAGGAACCAAGATTCGCTGGACAAACAATGAAAAACGTCAGTATCACAGCGTCTGGTTTGAAGAGCGTGGCGACCCAGAGCCTGACTACTTCTTTCCTGAAGAAACATTCGAACTTGAGTTTAACGAAGTGGGTACTTTTCCATATCGTTGCGGCCCGCACCCCGAAATGCTGGGTACTGTCATAGTTACAGAATAGCCACACTCACAGAGTAACCATTAAACATCAGTGGTAGACCCTATATGTCTAAAACCGCATCACCTAAAAAGTTGGCTATTCAACTTACCGTAGTAATCGCCATCATTGTACTAGCCGTCATTGCCAAAAGAGCCGTTGCGAGTGAGACCGACGGTGAAATATCCGCTGATCGCGCAGCAGAGCTTACACATATGCTTAAACACGATTGTGGCTCATGCCACGGTATGACACTTAAGGGTGGACTGGGGCCTTCCTTGTTGCCTGAAGAGTTCAAGGGCAAAAACATCGAATATATTAAGTTGACGATCCTTCACGGAAGAAGCGGAACCGCCATGCCACCCTGGAAATCAATCATCAGTGAGCGTGATGCTGAGTGGATAGCAGAGTATCTATACTCAGGCCAAATCAACAAATAAACCCAACACTATACCGCTTTGGAACCAAGAAAATGCCAAGCCAAAATAAACTGAAGCTTAAAGCAGCCATACTAACGACCACTCTATCATTTGCAACACTATTGGGTGGATGTGCATCAACGACTGTCACGCAATACAAGGCAAGTGGTGATTTGGGCACTATTATTGAGAGAGCCGACGGAGCTGTTTCGATAGTCAATACGTCTGATAGAGCGGTGGAAGGACGAATCGAAGGGTTGGGAGACCTGTCTCATGCCTCAATCGTATATTCCAGAGATGAGCAATATGCATATGTTTTTGGTCGCGATGGAGGGCTGACCAAAGTAGATATTCTCAATCAGAATATTGCGAAGCGCGTATTGCAAGCAGGTAACAGCATTGGGGGTGCGATATCTCAAGATGGAAAACTTATTGCGGTATCAAACTATACACCAGGCGGCGTAAAAGTATTTGATGCTGAAACCCTTGAACTCGTTGCCGACATTCCAGCCATATATACCGACGAAAATGGCGAACAGAAGCAGTCAAAAACCGTTGGATTGGTCGACGCGCCAGGGCAAAGGTTTGTATTTAGTCTGTTTGAAGGGAACGAAACCTGGATCGCAGACTTCTCCGATGCAAGTTCAGCAGAAGGCACGGCACCCAAGATTACAAAATTAAAAAGTGTTGGAAAGCAACCTTACGATGCCTTGATATCTCCAGATGGTCGTTACTATATTGCCGGATTGTTTGGTCAGGATGGCTTAGCACTTATTGACCTATGGCATCCGGAAAAAGGATCCAAACTGATTCTACCCGATTACGGCAAAGGCCAGGAAAGACTGCCAGTCTACAAAATGCCTCACCTCGAAGGCTGGGCTGTTGCCGGCAATTATGCGTTTGTGCCAGCAGTAGGTCGTCACGAGGTACTGGTTGTTGATATGAATAGCTGGACTCAAGTGGGAGAAATTCCCGTGTATGGTCAGCCGGTATTCGTCATGTCGCGCCCTGATGCTCGCGAAATCTGGGTCAATTTTGCCTTTCCCAAAAATGACACACTGCAAATGATCGATGCCGAGTCTTTTGAGCTTAAAAAGACATTAAAACCAGGCAAAGCAGTGCTTCATATGGAGTTTACTCCACGCGGCGAAGAGGTTTGGGTCTCTGTTCGCGACGAAGATACAGTAAGAATCTATAACACCACGACTTACGAAGAAATAACCTCGCTTAAAGCGCTTAAGCCAAGCGGGATATTTTTTACTTCTCGAGCGCACAGGATAGGCCTTTAAACCGGAATCTGATGATGAGTATAGCTGTAGATGCATTAGGTCAAAAAATTATTGACCGCTACCAAAAAGGGTTTCCCCTATCCGCCACTCCTTTTAAAGACATAGCCGATGAGCTGGGGGTACTGGAACAAGACGTTATCGATTGCGTTTCGTCACTGCAGCAAACTGATGTCGTGTCACGAGTTGGCCCGGTTTTCAATCACAAAAAAGCAGGCGATAGTACATTGGCTGCCATATCTGTGCCTGAAGAGCTGCTGAGTGAAGTCGCTGAAATGGTCAACCAGTTCGACGAAGTGAATCACAACTACGCCCGTGAGCACAAATATAATCTCTGGTTTGTCGTTACCGCGACAGATCAACAGCACCTAAAGAAAACACTACAGGCAATAGAAAACAAAACTGGCTATCCCATACTAAACTTACCGATGGAACAGGCCTACCATATTGACCTAGGGTTCAAGTTGAATTGGAGTTAAATCAACATGACTGAGTTAAACGATATTCAACAACAAGCGCTGAAGTGCGCTATTCAAGAAGGGCTCCCAGTTGACCCGCGCCCTTATCAGGTATTGGCTGATATTATCGGAAGCAGCGAGCAAGAAGTTATTAGCTGTATTGAAAAATGGATCAATAGTGGCCTGATTAAACGGTTTGGACTGGTGATAAAGCACCATAAACTCGGCTATAACGCTAATGCCATGGTCGTCTGGAATGTTAGCGATGAGCTTGTTGATGACATAGGTGAACGCATCAAGCAGTCCGGTTTGGTTACTCTTTGCTATCGTCGGCCGCGCAGGCTGCCAAACTGGAACTATAACCTCTTTTGTATGATACACGGTAAAGACCGCAGCCAGGTGCTTGAGCAGCTTGAACAACTAAGGGAAGTTTGCCAACTCAACGAAATTGAGCATGACGTCCTATTTAGCTACAAGCAATTTAAGCAGTGCGGAGGCCGCTTTCATAAGCAGCACCCATCCTCCCCTAGCACGCCATCAACATACCAGTGGAATATTGAGAAAAAGGCTGTAAATCATGGATGAAATTGATCGCAAAATAATAAATCAACTGCAACGAGGCTTTCCTATTTGTCCCCGCCCTTACGAGGAAGCAGCCAAGCCACTCGGCATTACTGAGGCAGAGCTTATTCAGAGAATTGAGTCGTTGCTCGAAAACAAGACCCTGACTCGTTTTGGCCCGATGTATCAAATCGAAAAAGCTGGCGGGGCGTTTACTCTCGCCGCCATGAGCATTCCCGAAGATGAGTTTGACAAAGTAGCTGAACAGGTCAATCAATTTCCTGAGATTGCGCATAACTATGAGCGTGACCATAAGCTAAATATGTGGTTTGTTTTGGGTACAGAAAACCCGAACGAGATAACGTCCACTATTCAAAGAATTGAAGAAACAACCGGCTATAAAGTTTACAACATGCCAAAACTTGAAGAGTTCTATGTCGGCTTGTACTTTCCAGTTTAAAACTTTACCCCCTTTAAGTCAGAGTCTTCCGAAATGAATACCTCACCTACTGCCCAAACCCACAGTACATTTCAGCCCAGTGAACTCGACAGAAAGCTTATCGTCGCTACACAAGAAGGGCTTCCTCTAACACCTCGCCCCTATTTGGAAATTGCTGAACAACTCGGCGTAACCGAGGACGAGATTATTACCCGTATGCAGCGCATGCAAGACATGGGCGTCATACGTAGAATCGCCGTTGTGCCTGATCACTACAAATTGGGCTACACACTCAATGGTATGACCGTATGGGATGTGCCTGACGATATGATTAATACACTGGGTCGAAAGCTGGGTTCGCTGGATTTTGTTAGCCATTGCTATCACAGACCGCGACACCTGCCCGACTGGCCACATAACCTGTTTGCCATGGTTCACGGCCGTACACAGGCAGAAGTTGACGAACACATTCAGTCAATTGTCGAGCTTCTGGATGAAAACAACCGAGGCCATGACGTGTTGTTTAGCAAGCGCATACTCAAAAAAACGGGCTTGAGAATCAAGAAATAGTTACGGAACAAATCTGGGGAGAGCTTGCTCAAAGTCAAGGTTCCTGAGGGGATAGTTCGTAAACTATGTAGAAACGAAAAAGAGACCTATACCATGTTCCGTATTACACAATATATGCAGACTTTGCTTAACCCAACACCTGTTGGTCCTGCACGAAAACCGCCTGGCCCTGTCGTGATATGGAACCTGATCAGGCGATGTAATTTAACCTGCAAACACTGCTACTCTATCTCCGCTGATACTGATTTCAAAGGTGAGCTATCCACTGATGAAGTCTACGAAGTAATGGACGACCTGAAAGCGTTTAAAGTTCCGGTATTGATTTTATCTGGTGGTGAGCCACTGCTTCGTCCCGATATATATGATGTTTCCAAGCGTGCCAAAGCGATGGGCTTTTATGTTGGCCTATCAACGAACGGTACGCTGATTACCGAAGAGAATATTGAGAAGATTGCCGAGGTTGGCTACGACTACGTTGGTATCAGCCTGGATGGTATTAAGGAAACACACGACGAGTTTCGGCAGCTTAAGGGGGCATTCGACGCTTCGCTTCACGCCGTAAAACTGTGTAAGCAACACAACATTAAAGTGGGCATTCGATTCACGCTGACTCAAAACAACAGCCATGAATTACCACAACTGCTTGCACTGATGGATGAACACGATATCGACAAGTTCTACCTCTCACACCTCAATTATGCCGGTCGTGGCAACCGAAACAGAAAAAGCGATGCGTTTCACCAAACTACACGCAAAGCGCTTGATATGCTCTTTGAGCGAAGCTGGTCAGAACTACAAAAGGGCATCGTGAGAGAGTACGTCACGGGTAACAATGATGCCGATGGCCCTTACTTGCTGCAATGGGCAGAAAAGCATGTACCTGATCAAGTTGATGCCCTTAGACAACGCCTGGAAAATTGGGGTGGCAACTCCTCAGGCGTCAATATTTCGAATATTGATAACCTGGGTAATGTCCACCCAGATACGTTCTGGTGGAATTACACCTTAGGGAATGTAAGAGAACGTGCCTTTTCAGATATTTGGAGCAATCCAAACGACGAATTAATGGAAGGGTTTCGCCAGCACCCCCGCCCTGTAAAAGGTCGCTGTGCTGAATGTCAGTATCTTAAAATTTGCGGCGGAAATACGCGCGTGCGTGCCTATCAACTAACCGACGATGCCTGGGCTGAAGACCCTGCCTGTTACCTGAGTAATGAAGAAATTGGCATCGACGAAGACGAAGATGATCGTCTCGATATGCCATACAACGACGCAACAGAAGCTAGATTGATCCCGGTCACCCGACAACAATAAGTTGGGAACCAGGGCCATCAATATAAATAAAAATTAGAATTAAAAAATATAATTTAAACAAAATAGAATAGAGTCGCCTGGAGTCCCGGGTTATGGAGAGAGCAATGGTAGATCAAACCAGCGAAGTAAAAGCGCTCATGGGGAACTGTGCCAGCAACACCCCTTTGCAACCTGGCGAAGTAGCTCTTGTCGGTTCAGGCCCAGGTGATCCTGAATTGCTCACTCTTCGAGCACTTCGGTTGATAAGGGAAGCCGATATCGTCGTTTACGATAAGCTTGTCAGCGAAGCGATTATGGGAATGGTTCCCACAGATACAGATCGTATTTTTGTTGGAAAAACAGCTAATGACCACACCCTGCCTCAGGAAGAAATAAATACACTACTGGTAAAACTCTCGAAAGAGAATAAGCGCGTCGTTCGACTGAAAGGAGGCGACCCTTACATCTTTGGCCGAGGCGGAGAGGAGATTCAAGTGTTATTGGCTGCTGACGTGCCTTGCCGAGTTGTACCTGGCATCACCGCTGCATCAGGCTGTGCAACTTACGCTGGTATACCTTTAACCCACAGAGATCATGCCCAGAGCTGTACCTTTGTAACCGGTCATCTCAAGTCCGGAAATCTGGTACTTCCCTGGGAAAACCTTGCTCGTCCAAATCAAACCGTTGTTTTCTACATGGGTTTGCAGAGCATTGAAGTAATCAACAGAGAGC
Proteins encoded in this window:
- the cobA gene encoding uroporphyrinogen-III C-methyltransferase, giving the protein MVDQTSEVKALMGNCASNTPLQPGEVALVGSGPGDPELLTLRALRLIREADIVVYDKLVSEAIMGMVPTDTDRIFVGKTANDHTLPQEEINTLLVKLSKENKRVVRLKGGDPYIFGRGGEEIQVLLAADVPCRVVPGITAASGCATYAGIPLTHRDHAQSCTFVTGHLKSGNLVLPWENLARPNQTVVFYMGLQSIEVINRELQAHGMPGDMPAALVEQGTTPNQRVYIATLDTLQQQVEDENVQTPTLIIIGTVVSAFSEQQKENVTASNVVQFATGM